One window from the genome of Streptomyces sp. NBC_00708 encodes:
- a CDS encoding DUF2975 domain-containing protein translates to MGRLTVGALRALLVVVFAGTVFVQAGMVWTLISGNDPEDGSVPLTPMRVLTILGMVTVQVVVVCVWRLVAMVRRGTVFSHAAFRYVDGVTGAIASASLVWFAVTAVNAPGQREDPGVTVIMAGVGVGILGVALIVLVLRTLLAQAVARDAEAATMQAELDEVI, encoded by the coding sequence ATGGGACGGCTGACCGTGGGCGCGCTGCGCGCTCTGCTGGTGGTGGTGTTCGCCGGCACCGTGTTCGTACAGGCGGGCATGGTGTGGACGTTGATCAGCGGCAATGATCCGGAGGACGGGTCGGTGCCGCTGACCCCCATGCGGGTGCTTACGATCCTGGGCATGGTGACGGTCCAGGTCGTCGTGGTCTGCGTCTGGCGGCTGGTGGCGATGGTGCGGCGCGGAACCGTGTTCTCGCACGCGGCCTTCCGCTACGTGGACGGCGTGACCGGCGCGATCGCCTCGGCGTCCCTCGTGTGGTTCGCGGTCACGGCGGTCAACGCGCCCGGTCAGCGCGAGGACCCGGGCGTCACCGTCATCATGGCCGGGGTGGGCGTGGGCATCCTGGGGGTCGCGCTGATCGTGCTCGTCCTGCGCACGCTGCTCGCCCAGGCCGTCGCCCGCGACGCCGAAGCGGCCACGATGCAGGCCGAGCTGGACGAGGTGATCTGA
- a CDS encoding NAD(P)H-binding protein, producing the protein MILVTGATGNIGSALLRELRARGAGPLRGLTRDASRAALPAGVEAVEADFAVPESLEPALAGVRSLFLPSRVGPDADILAAARRAGVEHVVLVSSITVLSHPHLGPAVENLAVERLLKDSGMAWTILRPTQFASNALLWAAPVRAGEAVRAPFADAGLPTIHPADIASVARVALTEPGHRGRAYALTGPEPMPARQQVAAVAAAIGRAVPFTEIGRQEARTWMAGVVGEEDADAVLDVMGGDANEELLAVRDTVTQVTGAPGRTFRQWAEENAEAFR; encoded by the coding sequence ATGATCCTCGTGACCGGAGCCACCGGGAACATCGGAAGCGCGCTGCTGAGGGAGTTGCGTGCGCGCGGCGCGGGCCCGCTGAGGGGGCTCACCCGTGATGCCTCACGGGCGGCGCTCCCCGCGGGGGTCGAGGCCGTCGAGGCCGATTTCGCGGTGCCGGAGTCGCTGGAACCCGCGCTGGCCGGGGTGCGCTCGCTCTTCCTGCCGTCCCGCGTGGGCCCGGACGCGGACATCCTCGCGGCTGCCCGGCGCGCGGGGGTGGAGCATGTGGTGCTGGTGTCGTCCATCACCGTCTTGAGCCATCCGCACCTGGGGCCCGCCGTCGAGAACCTGGCGGTCGAGCGGCTGCTCAAGGACAGCGGCATGGCGTGGACCATCCTGCGGCCGACCCAGTTCGCCTCGAACGCGCTGCTGTGGGCCGCGCCGGTCCGCGCGGGGGAAGCGGTTCGCGCGCCCTTCGCGGACGCCGGGCTGCCCACGATCCATCCCGCGGACATCGCGTCGGTGGCCCGGGTCGCGCTGACCGAGCCCGGTCACCGGGGCCGCGCGTATGCCCTGACCGGCCCCGAGCCGATGCCGGCCCGGCAGCAGGTGGCGGCCGTCGCGGCGGCGATCGGGCGCGCGGTGCCGTTCACGGAGATCGGCCGGCAGGAGGCCCGTACGTGGATGGCCGGCGTCGTCGGGGAGGAGGACGCGGACGCGGTGCTCGATGTCATGGGCGGGGACGCGAACGAAGAACTGCTCGCCGTACGCGACACCGTCACCCAGGTGACCGGGGCACCGGGCCGTACGTTCCGGCAGTGGGCCGAGGAGAACGCCGAGGCGTTCCGCTGA